One segment of Castanea sativa cultivar Marrone di Chiusa Pesio chromosome 3, ASM4071231v1 DNA contains the following:
- the LOC142629835 gene encoding metalloendoproteinase 2-MMP-like: MNSGNPIATSSSKHFHSIVSRYSFFPGEPRWPEGHYDLTYAFNPEGDITDEIRGVFSRAFDRWSRVTPLTFELLTSPYLADITIGFFNGDHGDGEPFDGILGTLAHAFSPPSGRFHLDAAESWVVDGDVTRSTSLAAIDLESVAVHEIGHVLGLGHSSVVESIMYPAITSRTRKVELHSDDIMGVQYLYGANPAGNNGSSPPSSSDRETSDGGGALISSSMCGLRAFLAIGFGFLLFF, encoded by the coding sequence ATGAACTCAGGAAACCCGATCGCCACCTCGTCCTCCAAGCACTTCCACAGCATTGTCTCTCGCTACTCGTTTTTTCCCGGCGAACCTCGTTGGCCCGAAGGCCACTACGACCTGACCTACGCGTTCAACCCAGAGGGAGACATCACCGACGAGATAAGGGGCGTGTTCTCACGCGCGTTCGACCGTTGGTCCAGGGTGACGCCGCTGACGTTCGAGCTGTTAACCTCGCCGTACTTGGCGGACATTACGATCGGGTTCTTCAACGGCGATCACGGCGACGGAGAGCCGTTCGATGGGATCTTGGGAACGCTGGCCCACGCGTTTTCGCCGCCGAGCGGGCGGTTCCATTTAGACGCCGCCGAGTCGTGGGTCGTCGACGGCGACGTCACCAGGTCCACGTCGCTCGCGGCGATCGATCTCGAGTCGGTGGCTGTGCACGAGATTGGGCACGTGCTTGGGCTCGGACATTCGTCGGTGGTGGAGTCGATCATGTACCCTGCGATCACGTCGAGGACAAGGAAGGTCGAGCTTCATAGCGATGATATTATGGGGGTTCAGTACTTGTACGGAGCGAACCCGGCGGGTAACAATGGTTCATCTCCGCCGTCGTCATCTGATCGTGAAACTAGTGATGGCGGTGGCGCCTTGATTTCGAGCTCTATGTGTGGCCTTAGAGCATTTCTGGCcattgggtttggatttttactcttcttttag